A window of Cryptomeria japonica chromosome 3, Sugi_1.0, whole genome shotgun sequence contains these coding sequences:
- the LOC131042989 gene encoding GATA transcription factor 11, producing the protein MDCWDKEEMEFGLKRKRRSLDLFSGNSFETVPGITEDLVTSNNIDPAGELKELDLIRCLMKSSSSSKDNNLASYSSGVDCTLSLGLPHTVLSPEEQHAMHVLKEKTMQASFNVIQIMKSKLLSHKITNSELEASYNIVAPFSGLYNMSSSANNNIYRSQPYKSCMSTAGNAATTSITTTWSSNTHSSSNLMDSKDILAFKNYATGLGSELLLPTRPSKTSNSSPVRYNNGSSIRIVQQKQIRNLSSDDAARSCSTCHTTTTPLWRNGPKGAKSLCNACGIRYKKEVRRVASAMAAAAETNNQFVKAPCSNSIGDHDNHIPATPQLKPLKKLKL; encoded by the exons ATGGATTGTTGGGACAAGGAGGAAATGGAGTTTGggctgaagaggaaaagaagatcaCTGGATTTATTCAGTGGGAATTCATTTGAGACTGTTCCTGGAATCACGGAGGATCTGGTTACTAGTAATAACATTGATCCAGCGGGGGAATTGAAAGAGCTGGATCTTATCAGGTGTCTAATGAAGAGCAGCAGCAGTTCTAAGGACAATAATTTGGCTAGTTACAGCAGTGGTGTGGACTGCACACTGTCTCTGGGGCTGCCCCATACTGTGCTATCTCCAGAGGAACAACACGCCATGCACGTTTTGAAGGAAAAGACCATGCAAGCTAGCTTCAACGTCATACAAATAATGAAGTCTAAGCTTCTTTCACACAAG ATAACAAATTCTGAATTGGAAGCCTCATACAACATAGTTGCTCCATTTAGTGGATTatacaatatgtcatcatcagcaaACAACAATATTTACAGATCCCAACCGTACAAATCTTGCATGAGTACTGCAGGCAATGCTGCTACCACTTCTATAACTACAACTTGGTCTTCAAATACCCATTCCAGTTCGAATTTGATGGATTCCAAGGACATTCTGGCATTTAAAAACTATGCAACAGGTTTGGGATCCGAACTGCTATTACCAACAAGACCCAGCAAGACAAGTAACAGTAGCCCCGTGAGATATAATAATGGCAGCTCCATAAGAATAGTACAACAGAAGCAGATAAGAAATCTTAGTTCAGATGACGCAGCAAGAAGTTGCTCTACATGTCATACCACTACGACCCCATTGTGGAGGAACGGTCCTAAGGGTGCCAAG TCTCTATGCAATGCATGTGGCATCCGATACAAAAAAGAAGTGAGGCGTGTTGCATCTGCCATGGCTGCTGCAGCAGAAACTAACAACCAGTTTGTAAAGGCACCATGCTCCAACTCCATTGGAGATCATGATAATCATATCCCTGCAACTCCACAACTTAAGcctttaaaaaaattgaaactcTAA